AGCCTGGGCGGGAGAACAGCCCCGGTTCGGGGAGAACCGGCAGGTCGAGCCCGTCGTCGATTCCGTCGAACCACCGTCCGAGGTCGACCTCACCCGTATCGGCCGACGCACCTCCCTCGGGGATGAACGGGGTGCCGGTCACCCGGGCCCGGATCCAGTGGCGTGCCGCCCCGAACCGGGGACAGGCGTCGGTTTCGCCCGGGAACACCAGTCTGACGATACCCTGCTCGGTCAGGCCCCCGGTCCCATCCTGGATGTCGAGTCGGGCCCACTCGTCGGTCGCCGGGTCCGCACAGTACTCCCACCGCAGCCGCGAGTGGAAGAACTCGGGGTAAGCGCGGTCGGTGATGTCGAAAAAGAGCGTGAGCGGGCCGCCACGAAGCCGTGCGTCGAAGCCGAGGTACAGCGTCTGGTCGTCGTCGGGGAGTCGTTCGAACGGCGTGACGCGCGTCGCGTCGGCGTTCGCCAGGTTGTCGCCGAACGTGAGGGCGTTCTCGGCGAACAGGTGCGTCGCCGGTGCGCTCGGGAGGGCTAGCTCGCCGTCCCCACCGTTGTCGCCGCCCGCCCCGTTCTCTGCGCCGTTTCCCGCGTCGTCCGGGGCCACATATGCGATGGCGAACGAGTCGAACGCTGGCGGGTCCACATCGTGTTTCGTCTCCCAGCTGCTCCACGACCCCGACGTCGTCGCCGTCCGTTTCCCGTACGTCCCGCCGACCACCCGGACGCGAATCCAGTGGTGTTCGTGTCCGGCGACGGTCGTCTTCGAGAGGTCGTCGGGGACGGTCAACACGGCCCTGCCCCTGTCTTGCCCGTTCGCGCCGCCGGTGAGTTTGCCCGTGTTGTCGGTGAGCGACGGGAGCTTCGCCCAGCCGTTCCCGTCGTAGTACTCCCAGGAGAGCTCCGGTTTCGTATCCGTCGACGTGACCGCCCCATCGAGCCCGGTGAACGACAGTGCCACCCGCGTACCCGACTTGGTAAACGCCTCGTCGGAGGCGACGTAGAAGGTATCCTGCGCCTGCGGGGCGGTCCCGAGCGGGTAGTAGCGGTCCTGATCCGTCCCCTCCGCCGTCACGATGGCGAACGGTAGCGGCACGTCGTTGTAGAGGAGTCGGTCGGGGGCGACCGTTCGTGTGGTGCTCCCGGAACCCGTGCCCCCGTCTCCGTCGTCGCCGGTTCGGTCGTCACCTCCGCCGGTCTCGTCCGCCTCCGAGTGCGGACCCGGCCCGACCTCCACCGACGGTCCGATGTCGACGTCGAGCAGGTCCGACGGCGACGCCTGAGTGGGCACCACCGCTCGAATCCAGCGGCTCTCGACGCCGTTCACTGTCGTCTCGGTGAGCGTCCCGTCGAGCGTGAGGTCGACAGTCACGACGTCGGCCTCCGTCCCCCGAGCGCGCGTCGACGAGTTCCGGAGCCGCGCGACCCGGAGCGAGGGGGTCCGGCCGGGGAACGTGTGCCACCCTTCCCGCTTCTTCCCGTCTTCTGTCTCCCGCTCCCCGTAGTACTGCCACCCGAGTTCGTGTCTGATAGCCGACGCCGACTCGTCGGTCTCGACCCGGACACGAATCGTCGATGCTCCGTCCCCACCGTCGGAGTTGACGGTGAGCTGACTCGCGTGACCGATGTAGAGACGGTGTGCCTGCACGTTCGTGCCGGCGAACAGCGTGGTTTCGGTCCCCGCTTCGAGGCCGTCGCCGTCCGGAGGGCTCCAGTGATCGTAGACGGCGTCGACGGCGGGGTCGACGCTGTAGACGGCCGTGAGGTTCGCCGGTGTGGCCTCGAACTGGTCGTCGGGAGCCACCTCGAACACCTGTTCGGACCGACTGTTCGTCGCCTTCGCAACCGCCTGGGTCCCCGCGGCGACGACGACGTTCCTCCCGGCACCGTCGGCGACCCGGAACGAGAGCGGCACCCGGGCGGGCTGGGGCGGTCGTCGGCCGAAACCCAGCCTGTCGAAGAACGCGGTCCGGTGTTTCGCCGGCACACGATCGAGGCGTTCGACCACGTCCTCGGCTAACTCTGCGAACAGGGCGACCAGGGTCGTTCCCGGGCCCGGTGACGTCGGGTCCCACTCGTCGGTGTACCCGGGAGCGATCCGCTGGACGTGACTGCGGAGTGCATCGCGCCGACGTCCGTCGACGTCGGGAGGGTCGGGCATCGTCACCCGCCCTCCAGGTAGAAGGGGTAGACGAGATTGAACTCGTTGTATGTCTCTCTGACGCGGTACGTCACCTCGATGAGGAGGCGGCCCACGTCGAGTTCTGCGGTCGAGACGTCGACCGACAGCACCTCGATTCGAGGTTCCCACTCGCGCAGCGCGTCGTGGACGCTCGTCTCGACCATCGTCAGCGTCGACTGGTCGACCGTCGTGAACGCGTAGTCGTGGATGCCACAGCCGAAATCCGGACGCATCACGCGCTCGCCCTTCGCAGTTGCGAGGATGAGCCGGATGGACGCTTCGATGTCCGCCACGCCCGTCGTGGATTCGACCTGTCCACTCCGGTCGGTCGTCACCGGGAACTGCCACCCGCGGCCGAGGAAGTCACCGGGTTCGTCGGTCATACATCTCCCCCCTCAGCCGATGATGACAGTCGGGCAGCCGGTGGCGATGCTGTTCGGCGGCCCGCTCTCGATGATGCTGTCACCCTGTCTGGCGGCCGGGAACCCGTTGATGAGGACGCTCGAACTCCCGGGCACGGCCGTCCCGCCGACGTGCGGGACGACGCCGGTGACGAGCGGACAGGGGTGGAAGTCGACCGTCGCCCGCCAGGCGGGCTGGCCGCCGATCATCACGTTCGGACTCCCCGGTCCCGACAGTGGTGTCCCGTGTGCGGTCTGGTCGAGTACGCGTGCGGCTGGTGGCATCGTGTATCTTTAATTAATTTTTACCAACGAACCCTTAATGGTTAGGATGCCGTTGGATTCGAGTTTCAGGCTGCCGTCGCCGGCGATTTCGACGGTGGGTGCTTCGATGCTGAGTTTCGCGCCCGCCTCGATGGAGAGGGAG
This is a stretch of genomic DNA from Salinigranum halophilum. It encodes these proteins:
- a CDS encoding putative baseplate assembly protein yields the protein MPDPPDVDGRRRDALRSHVQRIAPGYTDEWDPTSPGPGTTLVALFAELAEDVVERLDRVPAKHRTAFFDRLGFGRRPPQPARVPLSFRVADGAGRNVVVAAGTQAVAKATNSRSEQVFEVAPDDQFEATPANLTAVYSVDPAVDAVYDHWSPPDGDGLEAGTETTLFAGTNVQAHRLYIGHASQLTVNSDGGDGASTIRVRVETDESASAIRHELGWQYYGERETEDGKKREGWHTFPGRTPSLRVARLRNSSTRARGTEADVVTVDLTLDGTLTETTVNGVESRWIRAVVPTQASPSDLLDVDIGPSVEVGPGPHSEADETGGGDDRTGDDGDGGTGSGSTTRTVAPDRLLYNDVPLPFAIVTAEGTDQDRYYPLGTAPQAQDTFYVASDEAFTKSGTRVALSFTGLDGAVTSTDTKPELSWEYYDGNGWAKLPSLTDNTGKLTGGANGQDRGRAVLTVPDDLSKTTVAGHEHHWIRVRVVGGTYGKRTATTSGSWSSWETKHDVDPPAFDSFAIAYVAPDDAGNGAENGAGGDNGGDGELALPSAPATHLFAENALTFGDNLANADATRVTPFERLPDDDQTLYLGFDARLRGGPLTLFFDITDRAYPEFFHSRLRWEYCADPATDEWARLDIQDGTGGLTEQGIVRLVFPGETDACPRFGAARHWIRARVTGTPFIPEGGASADTGEVDLGRWFDGIDDGLDLPVLPEPGLFSRPGSFIDPGSGVVGPEQFEVGDARSWLSSVDDVTPTGARGFPTGDAVRGVASLRSDGSGVTDARRRVVAAGRTRTRWFGTDVGSEATVDVSTTDTADVATGHVLGVAANTVETVDISAARPVDIVTGGFDMEFDDPWVPLVPDDAGFRLPTIPRVPAVPAPPADVGPCERTLPTEPPTGDPTARPPTVETLAPNTTWLDNVRSVDDETLGSSDGSQSQTFVVTSPPVVDETVWVDEASTLSAGRRQSLAGAETPATEEVTAPDGSLQSFWVAWRRVSDFLDSGEDERHYTVDCVTGRITFGDGVAGRIPPRGENNVRADYRTGGGTDGNVDPGTVTGLKSSLPFVDSVSNPAPGTGGADAESTDRVLTRAPRELRDRGRAVTEADFERVALDAARKLARVSCLPELNRDGEPEPGWVTLLVVPNAPRAKPVPSAGLKQQVEAAVSDRAPATLVAADRLVVRGPSYVAVSVETTLTAVGSENVTTLEERVTDALASFLHPLSGGPIDREEPGWPFGELPTLSDLYALLEGVDGVDYVERLTAEYDVNGTTATATEGEEPPSVSPDVLVHSGTHDVTVTLGADTGRDDVSGGS
- a CDS encoding PAAR domain-containing protein produces the protein MPPAARVLDQTAHGTPLSGPGSPNVMIGGQPAWRATVDFHPCPLVTGVVPHVGGTAVPGSSSVLINGFPAARQGDSIIESGPPNSIATGCPTVIIG
- a CDS encoding GPW/gp25 family protein — encoded protein: MTDEPGDFLGRGWQFPVTTDRSGQVESTTGVADIEASIRLILATAKGERVMRPDFGCGIHDYAFTTVDQSTLTMVETSVHDALREWEPRIEVLSVDVSTAELDVGRLLIEVTYRVRETYNEFNLVYPFYLEGG